A DNA window from Trichosurus vulpecula isolate mTriVul1 chromosome 2, mTriVul1.pri, whole genome shotgun sequence contains the following coding sequences:
- the C2H11orf97 gene encoding uncharacterized protein C11orf97 homolog isoform X2: protein MATGDASCFAPPEWCCENSSDAAEVRTLGDMRGAEAAVVAAAAAAAATVMRDEDEDEDEEADREQRPQPPQPAGVACAVCGELSSGCQPELGKPWKKFLYCEPHKRIKEVLEEELFIQRDECHIKNPSTG from the exons ATGGCAACCGGGGACGCCTCCTGCTTTGCTCCGCCCGAGTGGTGCTGCGAGAATAGTTCAGACGCTGCGGAGGTGAGGACCCTCGGCGACATGAGGGGAGCGGAGGCCGCGGTggtggcagcggcggcggcggcggcggccacCGTGATGCGCGACGAAGACGAGGACGAGGACGAGGAGGCGGACCGGGAGCAGCGGCCGCAGCCACCGCAACCGGCCGGGGTCGCGTGCGCCGTCTGCGGAGAGCTGAGCAGTGGGTGTCAACCCGAGCTCGGCAAACCCT GGAAAAAATTCCTATATTGTGAGCCACATAAGAGAATTAAGGAAGTTCTAGAAGAAGAACTTTTTATTCAGAGAGATGAATGCCACATCAAAAATCCATCTACAG